In the Pogona vitticeps strain Pit_001003342236 chromosome 2, PviZW2.1, whole genome shotgun sequence genome, GAGTAATAAAACCGCTTCCAGTAGAGACAGACTCTCCTGCTTCTGGCTGCTTCCTGGATCAGCGCGCCCCCCTCCAGCCTGCCCACCATAGGAGGGGCCGTGGTGGGTCCAAGACAGCAGGGGGGGGTCCTACTGAAACCTGGCCTATAGATGCCTCGTCTCCTGACCCCAccagctgtgggggggggagcctctgTGGGGATCAGGCCCAGCTCCCTTTGGGAGGAGCAGCGCCACCCACCCTTGGCCAAACGAAGGCTCTCGGCCCAGAAGGAAATCTACACCCGGCTGGAAATGATGAGCCTTAAGGCAACCGGGAGATAAACGGATGACGGCCTGCCTCCCTGGGCCCGCCCCAGTGTTCTGGACGTGGCTTTTCCATGGACTGATAAGTGAAAAGTGGGTGGCTTTGGTgcagaagaagaataaaagaggCCAGATCAGGTTtccaccttgtaggattttgccTTCAGACCCCCCCCCGGGGGAGGGGGTTGGGGGGAGGTCAAGGGGGTGTCTTTATTGCTGCTGCTACATCATCATGCTGAACAACACCGTCGCAGTAGAGAtgcccccctccttttctcccctCTTGAGTAAGGGGTTTCGGGGGGGAGGGAATCCTTTTACTCTGCTGGCTTCTCTGCAGGCACCCTCTCTTCGACCCACTGCAAATAAGGGGGGTTTCCTTCTTGGATGGGGACGGCGATCACCTCGGGCACTTCGTAAGGGTGCACAGACCTGCAAGCCAAGTGGAAGGTTGTCAGCCCCCTCCAGGGTCCTCCCTTGCACAAACCACCCAGCAGCCcccccattcccacccaccccaaagccCTTCgccttgattccccccccccgaagactCACCGGACAAATTCTGCAAGGGCCGAGACCCGGGAGCTGCGTGTTTTGATCATctgtttggggggggagaaagaggagagaaaaagtgGCGTTGGGGCCCAAATCAGGGGCCCTCAACCTAGACGTACTGGCCCCTTCGTTGGGGGACACCTTCCCCAAATAGGGGGCACATACatagggaaaacacacacacacttccctggACACACacaagggaggaaaggggggctTGTAGTTCATACAGAGCTGAACTACACGTCCCAGCATGCCCTCCTGCCCTTGTCAGTCAGTCCATCTGCGTCTCCTTGGTTTTTGCGTGCTGCTAAATGCGCCTGGGAAGGGAGCAAAATGGACAGCTTAAGACGACAGAGGgacgcccccccacccccgtccccGCATCCTTCCTGACGTTGTGGGCTTAGCTTCCCCATTGTAAGATGAGGCCCCTTCCCCAAGCATCCCTCACCCCCCCCAGGCACCAGCCCACTATGGTGGGGACTGACCCTTCCCCACTGCAACCACCAGGCCAGCCCTCCAAGCTGATAAGCAGGGAGGGAAAGGCAGCTTGGAGGGCTCTTTTGAActccaagtcccatcatcccctacCTGGAGGCGTCAGTAACTCCCAAGCTCGCCCACCCACCCATACGCTGCAACTCACCAGCAGGACTTCCGAATCCTCCTCGATTTTGCCTTTCCACTCGTAGCTGCCAAGAGACATGCAAGGTTGAGAGCGCAGCCGTGGGGAGCATCACTTGAGAAATTGACCCCAACCCCACCAGAAAACACCACACCCTCTTTCATACACCATCTCCCCGGGTCTGCCTCCAGCATCCTTGCATCAGGCCAacctcccagagagagagagagaggcgagaGGTTCCTGCAGCCCCGTATTGGCCCAGGCCCGTCCCGTCACCCACCCTCCCAGCCACAATGCTCACTCACATGGAGGTCACCCGGGGAATGATGTTGACACAGGCCGCCAGCCGCTTCTCCACCACCGCcctgcaagggagacagggacacacacacacacacacaggctaaGCACCTCctttcccaaccccccccccaccgggaggcttcaGCGCCCCACCCCCCCAATCTCTCCTCCCAcccgccccctccccccaacTCCCAGACCTGGCGATCTCCTTGCCCACAGTCTCGTTGGGGCAAGTGACGAAGGCGGCCGAGAGGGTGCCGGAGACGTAAGCGGAAGCCATGGAGAAGAAGCGCTGGCAGGCCGGCTGAAGAATCGGGACCATCAGCAGCGACAGCAGGAGGACCTGCAGCCAGAACAGGGGAAGGGAGGTGTCGGGGGGGGCGTATGGatgtgggggggaggaatcagaGCAAGGGAAGCCCCTGCCTCCCCACAGACCCGTTTCTGCAGGCCAAGATCTCCCCCTCCCatgccaaaaaggggggggggttctggcaGGCGTGGGGGTAAAAAGCCAGCGGGTGGGGGGGGGTTTTCCTCCCCTACTTACACCAAAGGCACCTTTGGCCATCTGCCTGCGGTGGGGGGGCAGGTCCTCTCCCGGCATGGGGTCatgcaaggtgggggggggaggaggagagcctgTAGCGGCCTACCCTGCAGGGGTGACAACCGCAGCATTGCCTTCAGCTGAGGACGGGCCCTGCCTGGGAGATGggactggggagggagggggtgtccCCCCCGTACCCCAACCCATCCCAGCTTGcctgggagagggggagagggaagaactGCATTCCTCCTCCCCCAGGGCTGGCCTAAAACACGTGTCTGTGTGAACGCCTCTCTCCTCCCTGACCGGCTCCGGCAGGCATGCATTCACCCGGGGAAGCCTTTCCCCGCGCCTGCGTAGCCCCACCCGTGGAACCTCCGCCTGCCGCGCAGCCGCCAGAGACCCAGTGCCGTcatcgccgggggggggggggggcgaatgtgtgtgtgtgtgtgtgtgtgtaggcggCCTAGGAAAGAGGATTTTTATGGTGGGGGGGTGTCTGGGCGCCTTTTTGcaaaagggcgggggggggaggagcgaCAGGGGTCCGGGGAGAGGAGAGTCTCAACCCCCCCCCATATTTCCgagaagggctggggggggggtcccctacCTGCTCCCTTTCGCGTCCGCACCACGTGAACAGAAGACACTCCCCCCATTGGCGTCATCGGTCCCGCCCCCCCACTTCGCCACACTTGAAacgcccctccctctcccccctcttcccccccccccccagcgatcAGGCCGGGTGGGGCGCGAGCGGGCGTAGTTCTCACGTGCAGCGTGCAAGGCTCGGGTCCGGGCTGGGGAGGGAGAAGTGCCTTCCACACGTGTCCTAGgccgccgggggtgggggtgggggggaaaggcgTTGCCCACCCCCAAAGGGGGGGGAGACGATCTGTGCCATGAGGGCCGACCCTTGGCTGTGCTGGGGCtcgggatgatgggaattgtagtctgggCCGCCttgttctcttccctcccccgGACCCACGTGCCCTGAGCAATTGTGTCTATTTGGGCTCCCTTGAAAAGCGCCTCCACTGCCGCGCATCCACCCACCCGCTGCCTCCGAATCGGAGCGAGAGTTCGGATGCCGTACAGACGTGCGTGTGAGTGTGTGTAGACACGTATGATCGCGGTTTCCTTCGGCCGCCCGCACGAAGAGGGGCCAGGCAggacttggagaagttactttttatgtGAGATGGGGGGGTTCTGCCCCCGCCAAAATATTAACCCTTGAAGCCTCGCTTTGCAGCCCTGGAAAAGGCAGCCTAGTGTTTGAGACACGTTGTGGGGGCGGCGGTGGGGATGACAGCTCCCCCCCCAAGATGAAAAAAGGTGCAGGCGCCTTCCGCACCCCAGGAATAGGCTGAGGGTACGATCCACGCCAGGGAGTTTGCCAAGGGGTGGGGAACTCCCGGGGAGAGAGCCTCACTTCTCACGCACACCCCAACACGCGTCCTGCCTCGGtctctggagggaggggggatccGTGCCTGGTCCCTTTGCATTGGTGGTGGGAGGGGGGGCCTTCTGGATCTTGccataaaaagaaaacccaaaagaAGTCGTCATTGGAGGGGAGGGTGTCTCTGGGCAAGGGACCCCTCCCTTTGGGGACGGAGCAGCCCTGAAGTTTGTTACAAGACTCTTAAGCCGGGTCTTGTATTCTAATTCAGCCGGCCCATTTCAAACACTGCACTCTCACCTGATCCCTCAAGGAAACATGACCGTGGCCATCTCTCTTGACCACAAGAGTCTTGCCAGGCCGAGAGCAGGTGGAATTGGCCGAAGACCACCCAGGGAGTCCGAGATTTGGACCCTGGTCTCCCGGTTCCTCAGACAGCACGCTCTGACGACGACGCCACACGACTACACAGCGTTTCTCCTTAAAATAGTATATCTATATATTTTCTATCTGGCCACACAAACCGAAATCTATTGACTCATTCTGTTGTTATTTGTGTTAAATTAAACCCAAGGCCCCTCATGCTTAGTTTGCACACGAATCCGGTGCTGCCCGGCCAGAGTGCCCGGCTGCTCACCTGAACTCTGGACCACACGTTTGTACCCCTGTGTTGCCTCCAGGAGATGACCCCCCCAACTCTTATatgggtgtgggggggggtggaagccAGCATCAGTGTCTCAAAGAGAAGGGGGAGGGCCTGGCTCCCTTTGGGGAAGGGTGAAAACAGTGGAGCGCAAAAAAACACTTCTAacccttaaaaagcagagacatcaccctgccgacaaaggtccgcatagtcaaagctatggttttcccagtaaccatatatggaagtgagagctggatcataaagaaggctgattgctgaagaattgatgcctttgacttgtggtgctggaggaggctcttgagaatcccctggactgcaaggagaacaaacctatcagttctaaaggaaatcaagcctgagtgctcactggaaggacagatcctgaagctgaggctccagtactttggccatctcatgagaagaaaagactccctggaaaagatcctgatgttgggaaagtgtgacgacaagaggagaatg is a window encoding:
- the CUTA gene encoding protein CutA isoform X2, encoding MVPILQPACQRFFSMASAYVSGTLSAAFVTCPNETVGKEIARAVVEKRLAACVNIIPRVTSIYEWKGKIEEDSEVLLMIKTRSSRVSALAEFVRSVHPYEVPEVIAVPIQEGNPPYLQWVEERVPAEKPAE
- the CUTA gene encoding protein CutA isoform X1: MPGEDLPPHRRQMAKGAFGVLLLSLLMVPILQPACQRFFSMASAYVSGTLSAAFVTCPNETVGKEIARAVVEKRLAACVNIIPRVTSIYEWKGKIEEDSEVLLMIKTRSSRVSALAEFVRSVHPYEVPEVIAVPIQEGNPPYLQWVEERVPAEKPAE